A stretch of the Arachis stenosperma cultivar V10309 chromosome 6, arast.V10309.gnm1.PFL2, whole genome shotgun sequence genome encodes the following:
- the LOC130936610 gene encoding glucan endo-1,3-beta-glucosidase-like — MEKKTPLISLDSILHATLLLLALVFIQEVQGIGVNYGTIADNLPPPAEVAKFLSKSTIINRVRLFDANPELLRAFKDTRIEVTITVPNNQIPRVTNLTVAREWVQTNVQPFIPSTKLVRILVGNEVLSTANKLLISNLVPAMQTLHVALVELSIDSHIKVTTPHSLGILVNSTTPSGARFRQGYDTHVIKPMLSFLRDSNSPFMVNPYPFFGFSVDTLDYALFLPNSGMVDDVTQLRYTNMLDAQLDSVYSAMKVLGFEDVEIVIGETGWPTKGDPAQIGVDPMSASEYNGNLIRHVTSGVGTPLMPNRTFETYIFALFDENLKPGPICERNFGLFWPNMTPVYDIQIMRNTAIGVAHYRHKSRLIIVVILSFIGSWQGSIFL; from the exons ATGGAGAAGAAAACGCCTCTTATATCCTTGGATTCAATATTACACGCAACTTTGCTACTCCTTGCATTAGTTTTCATACAAG AGGTGCAAGGAATTGGTGTTAATTATGGCACAATAGCAGATAACCTTCCTCCACCAGCTGAAGTAGCAAAATTCCTTTCAAAATCCACCATCATTAACCGGGTGAGACTCTTCGATGCCAACCCCGAACTCCTACGCGCTTTTAAGGACACAAGAATCGAGGTCACAATAACCGTCCCTAACAACCAAATCCCACGTGTAACTAACTTAACCGTTGCTCGTGAATGGGTCCAAACCAACGTCCAACCGTTCATCCCTTCAACTAAATTAGTTAGAATCCTTGTTGGCAACGAAGTGTTATCCACTGCCAACAAACTTCTAATTAGCAACTTAGTCCCTGCAATGCAAACACTCCACGTGGCACTTGTTGAGCTCTCAATAGATAGCCACATAAAAGTTACCACACCACACTCTCTGGGCATTTTGGTAAATTCAACTACACCTTCCGGTGCGAGATTTAGGCAAGGCTATGATACTCATGTGATTAAACCAATGCTTAGTTTTCTTAGAGATTCGAATTCACCATTCATGGTTAACCCTTACCCATTCTTTGGATTTTCCGTTGATACCCTTGATTATGCACTTTTCTTACCCAATTCTGGCATGGTTGATGACGTCACTCAGCTACGTTACACCAACATGTTGGATGCACAACTTGATTCTGTTTATTCTGCCATGAAGGTTTTGGGATTCGAAGATGTTGAGATTGTGATCGGTGAAACGGGCTGGCCCACTAAGGGAGATCCGGCCCAAATTGGTGTGGATCCAATGAGTGCTTCGGAGTATAATGGGAATCTCATACGTCATGTCACTTCCGGGGTTGGAACTCCTCTCATGCCTAACCGGACTTTTGAGACTTATATTTTTGCTTTGTTTGATGAGAACTTGAAACCCGGCCCAATATGCGAAAGGAATTTTGGGCTTTTCTGGCCCAATATGACTCCTGTCTATGACATTCAGATAATGAGGAACACTGCCATTGGGGTTGCTCATTATCGTCATAAATCACGTTTAATAATCGTGGTTATTTTAAGCTTCATTGGTTCCTGGCAGGGTTCAATATTTTTGTAG
- the LOC130936820 gene encoding acyl-CoA-binding domain-containing protein 1-like isoform X1 — MAEWQPLLQSIFVGLIVSFLIAKLISSVLATKHDIRASPPEPHTTTGAVPGPGLRLGPAFAWSDAGDANETESLSAEQGSPTHSGVGSDSDDDDDWEGVESTELDEAFSAATAFVAAAAADHRSQKVSTDVQLQLYGLYKIATEGPCSVPQPSALKMTARAKWQAWQKLGAMTPEDAMQKYIDIVTELYPSWLDGASLSRDKGRNGDSGGSGSESKGPMGPVFSSFVFEEDSGSDLKMDAIHGFAREGDAVNLLKCVENGVSVNVKDSEGRTPLHWAVDRGHLNVTELLISRNADINAKDNDGQTPLHYAVVCEREAIAEYLVKHNADTDLKDNDGSSSRGICEFNWPCMQHISEAN; from the exons ATGGCTGAGTGGCAGCCCCTCCTCCAATCCATCTTCGTCGGCCTCATTGTCTCTTTCCTCATCGCCAAGCTCATCTCCTCCGTCCTCGCCACCAAGCACGACATTCGCGCCTCCCCTCCCGAACCTCACACAACAACCGGTGCCGTTCCTGGGCCTGGGCTTAGGCTTGGGCCCGCTTTCGCATGGTCCGATGCTGGCGATGCTAACGAGACCGAGTCCTTATCGGCTGAGCAGGGGAGCCCGACTCACAGTGGAGTGGGCAGCGACAGTGACGACGACGACGACTGGGAAGGCGTGGAGAGCACGGAACTCGATGAGGCGTTCAGTGCTGCGACCGCGTTTGTTGCGGCCGCGGCGGCGGATCACCGATCTCAGAAGGTGTCGACGGATGTGCAGCTGCAGCTCTATGGGCTTTACAAGATTGCCACCGAAGGTCCCTGTAGTGTGCCGCAACCCTCGGCGCTGAAAATGACGGCTCGAGCGAAATG GCAAGCATGGCAAAAATTGGGTGCTATGACTCCTGAAGATGCAATGCAGAAGTACATTGATATTGTTACAGAGCTATATCCCTCATGGCTTGATGGCGCTTCACTTTCG AGGGACAAAGGCAGAAATGGTGACAGTGGCGGCTCTGGTTCAGAGTCTAAGGGACCAATGGGACCAGTATTCAGCAGCTTCGTGTTTGAAGAGGACTCTGGTAGTGACTT GAAAATGGACGCCATTCATGGATTTGCCAGAGAAGGGGATGCGGTTAATCTACTCAAGTGTGTTGAAAATGGTGTTTCAGTGAATGTCAAGG ACAGTGAAGGTCGGACACCATTACACTGGGCCGTGGATCGTGGCCACCTTAATGTCACAGAGCTACTTATTAGCAGGAATGCTGATATTAATGCCAAG GATAATGATGGACAAACACCACTGCATTATGCTGTTGTCTGTGAGCGGGAAGCAATAGCTGAGTATTTAGTGAAGCATAATGCAGACACAGACTTGAAAGACAACGATGGCAGTTCCTCACGTGGCATATGTGAGTTTAACTGGCCTTGTATGCAGCACATCTCGGAAGCAAATTGA
- the LOC130936820 gene encoding acyl-CoA-binding domain-containing protein 1-like isoform X2 produces the protein MAEWQPLLQSIFVGLIVSFLIAKLISSVLATKHDIRASPPEPHTTTGAVPGPGLRLGPAFAWSDAGDANETESLSAEQGSPTHSGVGSDSDDDDDWEGVESTELDEAFSAATAFVAAAAADHRSQKVSTDVQLQLYGLYKIATEGPCSVPQPSALKMTARAKWQAWQKLGAMTPEDAMQKYIDIVTELYPSWLDGASLSRDKGRNGDSGGSGSESKGPMGPVFSSFVFEEDSGSDLKMDAIHGFAREGDAVNLLKCVENGVSVNVKVKVGHHYTGPWIVATLMSQSYLLAGMLILMPRIMMDKHHCIMLLSVSGKQ, from the exons ATGGCTGAGTGGCAGCCCCTCCTCCAATCCATCTTCGTCGGCCTCATTGTCTCTTTCCTCATCGCCAAGCTCATCTCCTCCGTCCTCGCCACCAAGCACGACATTCGCGCCTCCCCTCCCGAACCTCACACAACAACCGGTGCCGTTCCTGGGCCTGGGCTTAGGCTTGGGCCCGCTTTCGCATGGTCCGATGCTGGCGATGCTAACGAGACCGAGTCCTTATCGGCTGAGCAGGGGAGCCCGACTCACAGTGGAGTGGGCAGCGACAGTGACGACGACGACGACTGGGAAGGCGTGGAGAGCACGGAACTCGATGAGGCGTTCAGTGCTGCGACCGCGTTTGTTGCGGCCGCGGCGGCGGATCACCGATCTCAGAAGGTGTCGACGGATGTGCAGCTGCAGCTCTATGGGCTTTACAAGATTGCCACCGAAGGTCCCTGTAGTGTGCCGCAACCCTCGGCGCTGAAAATGACGGCTCGAGCGAAATG GCAAGCATGGCAAAAATTGGGTGCTATGACTCCTGAAGATGCAATGCAGAAGTACATTGATATTGTTACAGAGCTATATCCCTCATGGCTTGATGGCGCTTCACTTTCG AGGGACAAAGGCAGAAATGGTGACAGTGGCGGCTCTGGTTCAGAGTCTAAGGGACCAATGGGACCAGTATTCAGCAGCTTCGTGTTTGAAGAGGACTCTGGTAGTGACTT GAAAATGGACGCCATTCATGGATTTGCCAGAGAAGGGGATGCGGTTAATCTACTCAAGTGTGTTGAAAATGGTGTTTCAGTGAATGTCAAGG TGAAGGTCGGACACCATTACACTGGGCCGTGGATCGTGGCCACCTTAATGTCACAGAGCTACTTATTAGCAGGAATGCTGATATTAATGCCAAG GATAATGATGGACAAACACCACTGCATTATGCTGTTGTCTGTGAGCGGGAAGCAATAG
- the LOC130935330 gene encoding uncharacterized protein LOC130935330 isoform X2, giving the protein MASAEARAAFSVKRQFTTQDFRMPPVSADHHPSSISKGLESDWSPSESNSSQVLHDRNSDKLPDMKWWLHVKTNVGGEANYRCQHQNSWESEVDALCSRFVDADVKSGGDQSVKSFDALSCVESANSSSEQPWNVSHKCMTKSNDTKLPKIEAARKNDLHLTPKMMGQEDFWIFDDHFVDCSADSFVIEQCKRTSSDLESQWMGAEKTRPWWCNAGKDELGSLISQKSLEETENCDLPQPQIKHLSDRPSPKSNRVDFHKSLPSSLDQKAMIDSSIANDYTSGMLNSGCSFQDSERALSSSQGKDSDSCDNDDRTISKDNHKAELLKALCHSQTRAREAEMAAQQAYIEKEHIVSLFFRQASQLFAYKQWLHMLQLENLCLQLRNKNQPLLNLLPDVKKSYRRGAKRKIRRCGVRNCAFAFALGLSLVGAGFFLGWTLGWMFPLI; this is encoded by the exons ATGGCATCTGCAGAAGCTCGGGCTGCTTTTTCAGTTAAGCGTCAGTTTACTACCCAGGATTTTAGAATGCCTCCTGTTTCCGCTGACCATCATCCATCTTCAATTTCAAAAGGTTTGGAATCTGATTGGTCTCCGAGTGAGTCCAATTCAAGTCAAGTGCTCCATGATCGAAACTCTGATAAGTTGCCGGATATGAAATGGTGGCTGCATGTGAAAACCAATGTGGGGGGAGAAGCGAATTATAGGTGCCAACATCAGAATTCTTGGGAATCTGAGGTTGATGCTTTGTGCTCACGGTTTGTTGATGCTGATGTCAAAAGTGGGGGAGATCAATCTGTCAAAAGCTTTGATGCTCTTTCATGTGTTGAAAGTGCTAATTCAAGTTCAGAGCAGCCTTGGAATGTCTCTCATAAATGCATGACAAAAAGCAATGATACGAAACTCCCAAAAATTGAGGCTGCTCGGAAGAATGACTTACATTTAACACCTAAAATGATGGGTCAGGAGGACTTCTGGATTTTCGATGATCATTTTGTGGACTGCAGTGCTGATTCCTTTGTCATTGAACAATGTAAAAGGACATCGTCTGATCTGGAATCGCAATGGATGGGAGCCGAGAAAACTAGGCCTTGGTGGTGTAATGCTGGAAAAGATGAGTTGGGTTCATTGATTTCTCAGAAGTCACTAGAGGAAACTGAGAACTGTGATCTCCCTCAGCCGCAGATTAAGCATTTAAGTGATAGACCATCCCCTAAAAGCAACCGTGTTGATTTTCATAAGAGTCTTCCATCATCCTTAGATCAGAAAGCCATGATAGATTCTTCTATTGCAAATGATTATACATCTGGAATGCTGAATTCTGGCTGTTCATTTCAGGATTCAGAAAGAGCTCTCAG TTCCAGCCAGGGCAAAGATTCTGATTCATGTGACAATGATGACCGAACAATTTCCAAGGACAATCACAAGGCGGAGCTATTAAAAGCATTGTGTCATTCTCAAACGCGCGCAAGAGAGGCCGAAATGGCAGCACAACAAGCCTACATCGAGAAGGAGCACATCGTGAGCCTCTTTTTCAGACAGGCTTCGCAGCTCTTTGCTTACAAGCAATGGCTCCACATGCTTCAGCTCGAGAATCTCTGCCTTCAACTCAGGAACAAGAACCAACCATTGTTGAATCTCCTCCCAGATGTTAAGAAGAGTTATCGCAGAGGTGCAAAGAGGAAAATCAGAAGATGTGGGGTTAGAAATTGTGCATTTGCTTTTGCTTTGGGATTAAGTCTTGTTGGTGCTGGTTTTTTTCTTGGTTGGACCTTAGGGTGGATGTTCCCACTAATATGA
- the LOC130935330 gene encoding uncharacterized protein LOC130935330 isoform X1 — MASAEARAAFSVKRQFTTQDFRMPPVSADHHPSSISKGLESDWSPSESNSSQVLHDRNSDKLPDMKWWLHVKTNVGGEANYRCQHQNSWESEVDALCSRFVDADVKSGGDQSVKSFDALSCVESANSSSEQPWNVSHKCMTKSNDTKLPKIEAARKNDLHLTPKMMGQEDFWIFDDHFVDCSADSFVIEQCKRTSSDLESQWMGAEKTRPWWCNAGKDELGSLISQKSLEETENCDLPQPQIKHLSDRPSPKSNRVDFHKSLPSSLDQKAMIDSSIANDYTSGMLNSGCSFQDSERALSLHISSSSQGKDSDSCDNDDRTISKDNHKAELLKALCHSQTRAREAEMAAQQAYIEKEHIVSLFFRQASQLFAYKQWLHMLQLENLCLQLRNKNQPLLNLLPDVKKSYRRGAKRKIRRCGVRNCAFAFALGLSLVGAGFFLGWTLGWMFPLI, encoded by the exons ATGGCATCTGCAGAAGCTCGGGCTGCTTTTTCAGTTAAGCGTCAGTTTACTACCCAGGATTTTAGAATGCCTCCTGTTTCCGCTGACCATCATCCATCTTCAATTTCAAAAGGTTTGGAATCTGATTGGTCTCCGAGTGAGTCCAATTCAAGTCAAGTGCTCCATGATCGAAACTCTGATAAGTTGCCGGATATGAAATGGTGGCTGCATGTGAAAACCAATGTGGGGGGAGAAGCGAATTATAGGTGCCAACATCAGAATTCTTGGGAATCTGAGGTTGATGCTTTGTGCTCACGGTTTGTTGATGCTGATGTCAAAAGTGGGGGAGATCAATCTGTCAAAAGCTTTGATGCTCTTTCATGTGTTGAAAGTGCTAATTCAAGTTCAGAGCAGCCTTGGAATGTCTCTCATAAATGCATGACAAAAAGCAATGATACGAAACTCCCAAAAATTGAGGCTGCTCGGAAGAATGACTTACATTTAACACCTAAAATGATGGGTCAGGAGGACTTCTGGATTTTCGATGATCATTTTGTGGACTGCAGTGCTGATTCCTTTGTCATTGAACAATGTAAAAGGACATCGTCTGATCTGGAATCGCAATGGATGGGAGCCGAGAAAACTAGGCCTTGGTGGTGTAATGCTGGAAAAGATGAGTTGGGTTCATTGATTTCTCAGAAGTCACTAGAGGAAACTGAGAACTGTGATCTCCCTCAGCCGCAGATTAAGCATTTAAGTGATAGACCATCCCCTAAAAGCAACCGTGTTGATTTTCATAAGAGTCTTCCATCATCCTTAGATCAGAAAGCCATGATAGATTCTTCTATTGCAAATGATTATACATCTGGAATGCTGAATTCTGGCTGTTCATTTCAGGATTCAGAAAGAGCTCTCAG TTTGCATATCTCCAGTTCCAGCCAGGGCAAAGATTCTGATTCATGTGACAATGATGACCGAACAATTTCCAAGGACAATCACAAGGCGGAGCTATTAAAAGCATTGTGTCATTCTCAAACGCGCGCAAGAGAGGCCGAAATGGCAGCACAACAAGCCTACATCGAGAAGGAGCACATCGTGAGCCTCTTTTTCAGACAGGCTTCGCAGCTCTTTGCTTACAAGCAATGGCTCCACATGCTTCAGCTCGAGAATCTCTGCCTTCAACTCAGGAACAAGAACCAACCATTGTTGAATCTCCTCCCAGATGTTAAGAAGAGTTATCGCAGAGGTGCAAAGAGGAAAATCAGAAGATGTGGGGTTAGAAATTGTGCATTTGCTTTTGCTTTGGGATTAAGTCTTGTTGGTGCTGGTTTTTTTCTTGGTTGGACCTTAGGGTGGATGTTCCCACTAATATGA